The Azospirillum baldaniorum genome window below encodes:
- the nthB gene encoding nitrile hydratase subunit beta, with protein MKLQHYLGGLEGLGPITVETRVFVEEWEKRIFGIHTAMMALSPQLPLPATPSAFRTVWTWAHLRTGAEGLNPFDYFKYRYYEKWLGGISGYFIENGYITEEELEARTAEYLADPDKPLPQGGAPEIDQRVERYLAEGDSPKRDVAILPDFQEGDTVQVRNVPTLEHTRLPGFLRNHSGVVETVYPGAYGYLTDTGTDGVGAPMPVYCVRFEAKDLWPGNTEPNVTLYADLYAAYVTKPTA; from the coding sequence ATGAAGCTGCAACATTACCTCGGGGGCCTGGAGGGTCTCGGCCCCATCACCGTCGAAACGCGCGTCTTCGTGGAGGAGTGGGAGAAACGCATCTTCGGCATTCACACGGCGATGATGGCGCTCAGCCCGCAACTGCCGCTTCCCGCCACGCCGAGCGCCTTCCGCACCGTCTGGACCTGGGCCCATCTGCGCACCGGGGCCGAAGGGCTCAACCCCTTCGACTACTTCAAGTACCGCTACTATGAGAAGTGGCTGGGCGGGATCAGCGGCTACTTCATCGAGAACGGCTACATCACCGAGGAGGAACTGGAGGCCCGCACGGCGGAGTATCTGGCCGATCCGGACAAGCCTCTGCCGCAAGGCGGCGCGCCGGAGATCGACCAGCGCGTCGAACGCTATCTGGCGGAAGGGGATTCCCCGAAGCGTGACGTCGCGATCCTGCCCGACTTCCAAGAAGGCGACACCGTCCAGGTCAGGAATGTGCCGACGCTCGAGCACACCCGCCTGCCCGGGTTCCTGCGCAACCACAGCGGCGTGGTCGAGACGGTCTATCCGGGCGCCTACGGCTATCTGACCGACACCGGGACGGACGGCGTCGGCGCGCCGATGCCCGTCTATTGCGTGCGCTTCGAGGCCAAGGACCTGTGGCCCGGCAACACGGAGCCGAACGTCACGCTCTACGCCGACCTTTACGCCGCCTACGTCACCAAGCCCACCGCCTGA